A region of Vespula vulgaris chromosome 1, iyVesVulg1.1, whole genome shotgun sequence DNA encodes the following proteins:
- the LOC127069810 gene encoding cGMP-specific 3',5'-cyclic phosphodiesterase: METEDEMEEELSEATGMEVNHNNNLENFETMRISPRTSEKDEESNDHLEINLQVKTKNEREESKLSLSTSMKTDIKEKEIAKLCRSKRICGQDTIHEYDEDDGLTMERVGRYMEAHPNVVETWLYEKGSLELRQRLQTPRLERTKSITSTSCQDQEGILSRTKRNSVTSDLFQTWLSTSSPAKRSRSPSRASISLMGRREELNRLDESDLFMELIRDVANELDINVLCHKILVNVGILTCADRGSLFLAKGPLEDRYLVAKLFDVTQDTELEEAVQRAKNEEIKIPFGVGIAGYVAQTKEIINIKDAYKDPRFNSAIDMRTGYKTTLILSMPICNYEGDVIGVAQIINKTNGSNEFTERDVEVFQRYLTFCGIGIQNAQLFELSVQEYRRNQILLNLARNIFEEQNNLECLVTKIMTEAKELLKCERCAVYLLDLDCGEAGHLEKIVERPGKSIQENRKPLSRRESNNIDMEDIFQQHSSIESSKFTMIFEMDNETQEARVYRPSTNDLSSPLGQIARYVAGTGQILNIGDVTSWLKKDVVETEKEPTRSILCMPIANGQRTVIGVAQLINKDNGTSFTDSDVSIFEAFAIFCGLGIHNTQMYESACKLMAKQKVALECLSYHATANNDDALKLTSDPIPSAKEFNLYSFTFTDFDLTDDDTCRASIRMFEQCNLIHKFHIPYDILCRWILSVKKNYRPVKYHNWRHALNVAQTMFAMLKTGKMEQFMTDLEILGLLVACLCHDLDHRGTNNAFQTKTESPLAILYSTSTMEHHHFDQCVMILNSDSNNIFQNLSMEDYRRVMKVVESAILSTDLAVYFKKKNRFMELVDEGEFDWQSEEKKELLCGMMMTACDVSAIAKPWEVQHRVAKLVADEFFDQGDLERLQLNQQPVAMMDRERRDELPQMQVGFIDVICMPLYKVMAETFPWIKPLYEGTKENRKHWQDLAEKVEIGLTWIDRDTIEEPVEEFVSYEPRDIEFTVTTLNCAHPERKDQVQEKSALGKFTSFRKGGRSLSKGVRQRLSKSLYVKTNSEDTSKTKVLISERKSRNKLCLLI, encoded by the exons ATGGAGACTGAAGACGAAATGGAAGAGGAATTGTCGGAAGCAACGGGGATGGAG GTGAATCATAACAACAATCTTGAGAACTTTGAAACTATGAGGATCTCTCCGAGAACATCGGAGAAGGATGAGGAAAGTAACGATCATTTGGAAATAAATCTTCAAGTGAAAacgaagaacgagagagaggaatCAAAATTATCTTTAAGTACAAGTATGAAGACTGatataaaggagaaagagatcgcCAAGCTCTGTAGGAGCAAAAGGATCTGTGGTCAGGACACGATACACGAatacgacgaggacgatggCCTGACAATGGAGAGAGTTGGAAG atACATGGAGGCTCATCCAAACGTAGTTGAGACTTGGCTATACGAAAAGGGAAGTTTGGAATTACGACAACGATTGCAAACGCCAAGATTGGAACGCACAAAGTCAATCACTTCAACTTCTTGTCAAGATCAGGAAGGTATTTTGAGTCGAACGAAACGTAACAGCGTCACATCTGATCTCTTTCAAACGTGGTTATCGACGAGCTCGCCGGCTAAACGTAGCAGAAGTCCAAGCAG GGCTTCTATATCGTTAATGGGTCGCCGAGAGGAACTCAATAGACTGGACGAAAGCGACCTATTTATGGAACTCATAAGGGACGTAGCGAACGAACTAGATATCAACGTACTTTGTCACAAAATTTTAGTCAACGTTGGAATACTTACTTGCGCTGATCGAGGAAGTCTCTTTCTTGCAAAAGGTCCACTCGAGGATAGATATTTGGTTGCTAAACTTTTTGACGTTACTCAAGATACAGAACTTGAGGAAGCTGTTCAACGTGCGAAAAatgaagagataaagataccTTTCGGCGTGGGTATCGCCGGTTACGTAGCTCAAACGAAGGAGATAATCAACATAAAGGATGCTTACAAG gATCCACGATTCAATAGTGCCATCGACATGCGTACAGGTTACAAGACAACACTTATCCTATCGATGCCTATTTGTAATTACGAGGGTGACGTTATTGGAGTTGCACAGATCATCAACAAGACCAATGGAAGCAACGAGTTTACGGAAAGAGACGTGGAAGTATTTCAAag ATATTTAACCTTCTGTGGAATTGGTATTCAAAACGCACAACTCTTTGAGTTATCCGTGCAGGAATATAGGAGGAACCAAATTTTACTTAATCTCGCGAGGAATATATTCGAAGAGCAAAACAATCTCGAGTGTTTGGTAACGAAGATTATGACGGAAGCAAAAGAGTTGCTGAAGTGCGAAAGATGTGCGGTTTATTTGCTTGATCTGGATTGCGGCGAGGCG GGTCATCTCGAAAAGATCGTCGAGCGACCCGGTAAATCGATTCAAGAAAACAGAAAACCATTGTCCAGGAGAGAG AGCAATAACATCGATATGGAGGATATCTTTCAACAGCAC AGTTCGATCGAAAGCAGTAAGTTCACTATGATCTTCGAAATGGATAACGAAACCCAAGAGGCACGAGTATATCGACCAAGTACCAATGATCTTTCCAGTCCATTGGGTCAAATCGCAAGATACGTCGCAGGTACTGGACAAATTCTCAACATAGGGGATGTGACAAGTTGGTTGAAGAAGGATGTTGTGGAGACTGAGAAGGAACCAACAAGAAGTATCCTCTGTATGCCGATCGCTAATGGTCAAAGAACTGTGATAGGTGTTGCTCAATTGATTAATAAG GACAATGGTACATCCTTCACTGATTCCGACGTCTCCATCTTCGAAGCATTTGCCATATTTTGCGGTCTCGGTATACACAACACACAAATGTACGAGTCAGCTTGCAAACTGATGGCAAAGCAAAAGGTCGCTTTGGAATGTCTCAGTTATCACGCAACAGCCAACAATGACGACGCTTTGAAGTTAACCTCCGACCCTATTCCATCTGCCAAGGAGTTTAATCTCTATAGCTTCACGTTCACGGATTTTGATCTAACAGATGACGATACGTGCAGAGCAAGCATAAGAATGTTTGAACAGTGCAATcttattcataaatttcacATCCCTTACGATATTCTTTGCAGGTGGATTTTAAGCGTGAAGAAAAATTACAg ACCAGTGAAATATCACAACTGGCGACACGCATTAAACGTAGCACAAACTATGTTCGCCATGCTGAAAACGGGTAAAATGGAACAATTCATGACTGATCTTGAGATTCTCGGGCTACTGGTAGCCTGTCTCTGCCATGATCTCGATCATCGTGGTACAAACAATGCATTCCAAACGAAAACGGAATCACCACTCGCTATTTTGTACTCCACAAGTACTATGGAACATCATCATTTCGATCAATGCGTCATGATATTGAACTCGGATAGcaataatatctttcaaaatCTTTCCATGGAAGATTATAGGAGAGTTATGAAGGTGGTCGAGAGTGCTATACTTTCGACAGATTTAGCAGtgtattttaagaaaaagaaccgTTTCATGGAGCTGGTCGACGAGGGTGAATTTGATTGGCAGagcgaggaaaagaaggaat TGTTATGCGGAATGATGATGACGGCATGTGACGTTAGCGCGATAGCAAAACCCTGGGAGGTTCAACATAGAGTAGCAAAATTGGTGGCCGATGAATTTTTCGATCAGGGTGATTTGGAACGATTGCAATTGAATCAACAACCGGTAGCGAtgatggatagagagagaagagacgaatTGCCACAGATGCAAGTTGGTTTTATCGACGTGATATGTATGCCATTGTACAAGGTTATGGCAGAAACGTTTCCATGGATTAAGCCACTTTACGAAGGTACCAAGGAGAATAGAAAACATTGGCAGGATTTAGCGGAAAAAGTTGAAATAGGATTGACTTGGATAGATCGCGATACTATCGAAGAACCAGTGGAAGAGTTCGTCTCTTACGAGCCAAGAGATATCGAGTTCACTGTGACGACCTTGAACTGTGCCCATCCTGAAAGAAAGGATCAAGTTCAAGAAAAATCAGCATTGGGTAAATTCACCTCGTTTAGGAAAGGAGGTCGTTCATTAAGCAAAGGTGTCAGGCAACGTCTAAGTAAATCGCTTTACGTAAAGACTAATTCAGAGGACACCAGTAAAACAAAAGTATTGATTTCTGAAAGGAAAAGTCGTAATAAACTTTGTCTTCTCATTTGA
- the LOC127069800 gene encoding uncharacterized protein LOC127069800 isoform X1, translated as MAYFQSNIEKTEDSTKPKEYRLYVANIPVELNEGGVLQIFKHYGTVTGLFYLPNTTWAFVIYGTYREAEYAIRSLHDKPPLRLQVSFGKDKSSVEVNQEKMYIQKSSETYKDIMQDCQYNEKAYTESVDRGTHNNALHKRNLLPKVSTSTYHASDGLLYPIPTDHCIYDPYENAEADYKNTLWARGKVTITRDGKRHVSYGRGYTSYEIPEPHPETEIMIKKIYDKRFNGLYEHGQDSLKQRLGTCVSCNKITPVRCGKCYAFYCSKECQVTDWPRHKIECQQIPTLIEDVKSLSTSSSEEQIGTTNLAQAHKTLRRPKQSIEVLLNKNAEIGNNKCTEIKSTESSEKRNVENNFQIKTTDKNDKIEHKEYKLETTKKEVINKCTNKNDFDVTKIEKDIIFEKDTFLSKSRFTDVKIIGFSERREYWVHKVDQEKIFQEMMLDLQKIVQRMSKTDPIIGDIYGYKFENLWYRTKIISLNPIKIFYVDHGVTETVEVNDFREINDLKTMIPFARKIRLSKNTPKKYEHLKIDHIITVKPVAFEESVIIVDVKNGNENSNNSNELLSFESQSNIKSYTTITKNDTSKMTSNLSSNISKEKSSNEDTKSKYFSPDANKNKYKNDYKKNKNKTTPSCLPNVINFLSVNVCGFLKVNVVLHNKTYGITLRPNDLNLDFKQIVTDLPEKCASVKLNHEYKPNIGELICGQEENGDWHRGFAVTLHPIKQLAIIDKTKIIPIKKIVPYPNEFLNICVFGVVCEITTNNFQLLTNNHYEFKVINCKEEVTIEIQIDDKNKITGILRSWEPIPEQSGIQLSRLKNGSEVCITFYHSHYLMYVRSLETEDSEEFNKLMQRVAKCAQSAVYLKEPPVLGEMIMAQFMDNNFYRAIITKIQGEEASISYIDFGNTEKTLWKKLRILPNDLKMHRSCAAKIYLKDVPTDAVMTKEVTNYLLDLTGREVPLKCIFDGTPSTDGVYLTTANGESINDKIKKLLIPSWDRKSDEDKIVYMINDINIFPLGDIGETVNVLVLSTIKEGVDYFMCPLDIELITHINEILPPLMNKYCEKTDYYIPRRNELCLSLYNNNWYRAVCLSPTELKDKSIVFYIDYGNCEEVLHKDIRPMIQDFLIPSALANMCTIVNLAPKQENGSYSAEVLNKISELVNPNTICLAKIVDFDSEGNYKIELPDVRDKLIKESLIPPY; from the exons ATGGCTTATTTTCAATCGAACATTGAAAAAACAGAAGATTCCac AAAACCAAAAGAGTATAGGCTCTATGTAGCTAATATACCTGTGGAACTAAATgag gGTGGTGTTCTGCAAATTTTTAAGCATTATGGAACAGTAACTGGACTTTTCTATCTTCCAAATACAACATGGGCTTTTGTTATATACGGAACATATCGTGAAGCTGAATATGCTATTAGAAGTCTTCATGATAAACCACCGTTACGTCTACAAGTATCATTTGGTAAAGATAAATCATCTGTTGAAGTAAACCAGGAGAAAATGTATATTCAAAAATCTTCAGAAacttataaagatataatgcAAGATTGtcaatataatgaaaaagcata tacagaAAGTGTAGATAGAGGAACCCATAATAATGCACTTCATAAACGCAACCTTTTACCTAAAGTATCTACTAGTACGTATCATGCAAGTGATGGTTTATTATATCCAATACCAACTGATCATTGTATATATGATCCATATGAGAATGCAGAAgctgattataaaaatacattatgGGCAAG gGGTAAAGTAACAATAACGCGTGATGGAAAAAGACATGTTTCTTATGGACGTGGTTATACTTCATATGAAATACCTGAACCACATCCTGAAActgaaataatgattaaaaaaatttatgataaacgttttaat gGTTTGTATGAACATGGGCAAGATTCTCTAAAACAAAGACTAGGGACATGTGTATCTTGTAACAAAATAACACCCGTGAGATGCGGGAAATGTTATGCCTTCTATTGTAGCAAAGAATGTCAAGTAACAGATTGGCCACGTCATAAAATTGAATGTCAACAAATACC TACACTGATAGAAGATGTAAAATCTTTATCAACATCAAGCAGTGAAGAACAAATTGGCACGACAAACTTGGCACAAGCTCATAAAACATTACGTCGTCCAAAACAATCAATAGAAgttctattaaataaaaatgcagaAATCGGAAATAACAAATGTACAGAAATTAAAAGTACTGAATCTTCCGAGAAACgaaatgttgaaaataattttcaaattaagactactgataaaaatgataagataGAACATAAAGAATACAAATTGGAAACaactaaaaaagaagttataaataaatgtacaaaCAAAAATGACTTTGATGTAACAAAAATTGAGAAAGATATCATATTTGAAAAAGAcacatttttatcaaaatcaaGATTCACGGATGTTAAAATCATAGGATTTtcggaaagaagagaatattgGGTACATAAAGTAGACCAAGAAAAGATCTTTCAAGAAATGATGCTTGATTTGCAAAAGATAGTTCAGAGAATGTCTAAAACAGATCCGATTATTGGTGACATATATGGTTACAAATTTGAAAATCTGTGGtatagaacaaaaataatatctctcAATCCTATTAAGATTTTTTACGTTGATCATGGCGTTACTGAAACGGTTGAAGTAAATGATTTTCGTGAAATCAACGATTTAAAGACTATGATACCATTTGcaagaaaaattcgtttaagTAAAAACACACcaaaaaaatatgaacatttaaaaatagatcACATTATAACTGTAAAGCCTGTTGCTTTCGAAGAAAGTGTGATCATTGTAGAtgtaaaaaatggaaatgaaaatagTAACAACTCAAACGAACTTTTAAGCTTCGAGTCACAgtcaaatattaaaagttataCGACAATAACTAAAAATGATACTTCTAAGATGACTTCCAATCTTTCTTCGAATAtcagtaaagaaaaaagtagtaaCGAGGatacaaaaagtaaatatttttctccagatgccaacaaaaacaaatataaaaacgactataaaaaaaataaaaataaaacaacacCAAGTTGTTTACCAAAcgtgataaattttttgtcgGTAAATGTATGTGGATTTTTGAAAGTTAATGTAGTACTTCATAACAAAACATATGGAATTACCCTTCGACCAAACGATTTGAATTTGGATTTTAAACAAATTGTAACAGATTTACCTGAAAAATGTGCCTCTGTAAAATTGAACCACGAATACAA aCCAAATATTGGAGAATTAATATGTGGTCAAGAAGAGAATGGTGATTGGCATAGAGGTTTTGCAGTAACTCTCCATCCAATAAAACAATTAGcaattattgataaaacaaaaataatacctATTAAGAAAATTGTCCCGTATCCTAACGAATTTcttaatatatgtgtatttggTGTTGTGTGTGAAATAActacaaataattttcaattatta acaaataatcattatgaatttaaagtaataaattgtaaagaagAAGTCACTATTGAAATTCAAATagatgacaaaaataaaataacaggTATTTTAAGATCATGGGAACCAATACCTGAACAAAGTGGCATTCAATTATCTAGATTGAAAAATGGATCTGAG gtTTGCATTACTTTTTACCACAGTCATTATTTAATGTACGTTCGTTCTCTGGAAACAGAAGACTCGGAGGAATTTAATAAACTCATGCAAAGAGTTGCAAAATGTGCTCAATctg CTGTATATCTCAAAGAGCCTCCAGTATTGGGGGAGATGATAATGGCACAATTCatggataataatttttatcgtgcaattattacgaaaatacAGGGGGAAGAAGCAAGTATTTCGTATATAGATTTTGGAAATACTGAAAAAACATTATggaaaaaattacgaatattgcctaatgatttgaaaatg CATCGATCGTGTGCcgcaaaaatttatttgaaagatGTACCAACTGATGCTGTAATGACCAAAGAAGTGACGAATTATCTTCTTGATCTAACAGGTAGAGAAGTAcctttaaaatgtatttttgacGGTACACCCTCTACAGATGGTGTATATTTAACTACGGCAAATGGAGAAAgtattaacgataaaataaaaaaattgcttATACCAAGTTGGGATAGAAAAAGTGATGAGG ATAAAATAGTTTATatgataaacgatataaatatatttcctttgGGAGATATTGGTGAAACTGTCAATGTTCTGGTCTTATCAACTATTAAAGAGGGTGTTGATTATTTCATGTGTCCTCTGGATATTGAACTGATAACGCATATTAACGAAATTTTGCCTCCATTG ATGAATAAATACTGTGAAAAAACAGATTATTATATTCCCCGAAGAAACGAATTATGTTTAAGCTTATACAACAATAATTGGTATCGCGCGGTATGTTTATCTCCAACAGAACTAAAAGATAAATCTATTGTATTTTACATCGATTATGGAAACTGCGAAGAAGTTTTACACAAAGATATTAGACCAATGAtacaagattttttaataCCTTCTGCTCTTGCTAACATGTGCACTATCGTTA atTTAGCTCcaaaacaagaaaatggaTCTTATTCTGCTGaagtattaaacaaaatttcgGAATTAGTTAATCCCAATACAATCTGTCTAGCTAAAATCGTTGATTTTGATAGTGAAGGAAATTATAAGATTGAACTTCCAGATGTTcgtgataaattaattaaggaAAGTCTAATACCTCCCTATTAA
- the LOC127069826 gene encoding golgin subfamily A member 7, with amino-acid sequence MPLGNHAALTPLEDMSAGRGQAGGGSLQNCQKVFIQRDYSEGTMVKFQTQFPTELESRLDRQSFEYTINQLNNYFAEAERASCSTFCEGCLACLTGYLIFICTETHYEKCLRKVAKFVCEQNDRVYKPRGLLLTDPTTRGLRLIEISVLDRPAS; translated from the exons ATGCCATTG gGCAACCACGCTGCCCTTACTCCTTTAGAAGATATGTCAGCTGGGAGAGGTCAAGCAGGCGGAGGGTCTCTTCAAAATTGTCAAAAAGTTTTTATACAACGAGATTATAGCGAAGGTACAATGGTTAAATTTCAAACACAATTCCCTACAGAATTGGAAAGCAGA ctGGACAGACAGTCGTTCGAGTATACAATCAATCAATTGAACAATTACTTTGCTGAAGCAGAACGTGCCAGTTGTTCAACTTTCTGTGAGGGCTGCCTTGCTTGCCTTACTGGttatttaatctttatatGCACTGAAACACATTATGAGAAGTGCTTGCGGAAGGTCGCAAAATTTGTTTGCGAACAGAATGATAGAGTTTATAAGCCACGTGGATTATTGTTAACAGATCCAACAACACGTGGCCTCAGGCTAATAGAAATCTCTGTATTAGACAGACCTGCATCGTGA
- the LOC127069800 gene encoding uncharacterized protein LOC127069800 isoform X2, whose protein sequence is MYIQKSSETYKDIMQDCQYNEKAYTESVDRGTHNNALHKRNLLPKVSTSTYHASDGLLYPIPTDHCIYDPYENAEADYKNTLWARGKVTITRDGKRHVSYGRGYTSYEIPEPHPETEIMIKKIYDKRFNGLYEHGQDSLKQRLGTCVSCNKITPVRCGKCYAFYCSKECQVTDWPRHKIECQQIPTLIEDVKSLSTSSSEEQIGTTNLAQAHKTLRRPKQSIEVLLNKNAEIGNNKCTEIKSTESSEKRNVENNFQIKTTDKNDKIEHKEYKLETTKKEVINKCTNKNDFDVTKIEKDIIFEKDTFLSKSRFTDVKIIGFSERREYWVHKVDQEKIFQEMMLDLQKIVQRMSKTDPIIGDIYGYKFENLWYRTKIISLNPIKIFYVDHGVTETVEVNDFREINDLKTMIPFARKIRLSKNTPKKYEHLKIDHIITVKPVAFEESVIIVDVKNGNENSNNSNELLSFESQSNIKSYTTITKNDTSKMTSNLSSNISKEKSSNEDTKSKYFSPDANKNKYKNDYKKNKNKTTPSCLPNVINFLSVNVCGFLKVNVVLHNKTYGITLRPNDLNLDFKQIVTDLPEKCASVKLNHEYKPNIGELICGQEENGDWHRGFAVTLHPIKQLAIIDKTKIIPIKKIVPYPNEFLNICVFGVVCEITTNNFQLLTNNHYEFKVINCKEEVTIEIQIDDKNKITGILRSWEPIPEQSGIQLSRLKNGSEVCITFYHSHYLMYVRSLETEDSEEFNKLMQRVAKCAQSAVYLKEPPVLGEMIMAQFMDNNFYRAIITKIQGEEASISYIDFGNTEKTLWKKLRILPNDLKMHRSCAAKIYLKDVPTDAVMTKEVTNYLLDLTGREVPLKCIFDGTPSTDGVYLTTANGESINDKIKKLLIPSWDRKSDEDKIVYMINDINIFPLGDIGETVNVLVLSTIKEGVDYFMCPLDIELITHINEILPPLMNKYCEKTDYYIPRRNELCLSLYNNNWYRAVCLSPTELKDKSIVFYIDYGNCEEVLHKDIRPMIQDFLIPSALANMCTIVNLAPKQENGSYSAEVLNKISELVNPNTICLAKIVDFDSEGNYKIELPDVRDKLIKESLIPPY, encoded by the exons ATGTATATTCAAAAATCTTCAGAAacttataaagatataatgcAAGATTGtcaatataatgaaaaagcata tacagaAAGTGTAGATAGAGGAACCCATAATAATGCACTTCATAAACGCAACCTTTTACCTAAAGTATCTACTAGTACGTATCATGCAAGTGATGGTTTATTATATCCAATACCAACTGATCATTGTATATATGATCCATATGAGAATGCAGAAgctgattataaaaatacattatgGGCAAG gGGTAAAGTAACAATAACGCGTGATGGAAAAAGACATGTTTCTTATGGACGTGGTTATACTTCATATGAAATACCTGAACCACATCCTGAAActgaaataatgattaaaaaaatttatgataaacgttttaat gGTTTGTATGAACATGGGCAAGATTCTCTAAAACAAAGACTAGGGACATGTGTATCTTGTAACAAAATAACACCCGTGAGATGCGGGAAATGTTATGCCTTCTATTGTAGCAAAGAATGTCAAGTAACAGATTGGCCACGTCATAAAATTGAATGTCAACAAATACC TACACTGATAGAAGATGTAAAATCTTTATCAACATCAAGCAGTGAAGAACAAATTGGCACGACAAACTTGGCACAAGCTCATAAAACATTACGTCGTCCAAAACAATCAATAGAAgttctattaaataaaaatgcagaAATCGGAAATAACAAATGTACAGAAATTAAAAGTACTGAATCTTCCGAGAAACgaaatgttgaaaataattttcaaattaagactactgataaaaatgataagataGAACATAAAGAATACAAATTGGAAACaactaaaaaagaagttataaataaatgtacaaaCAAAAATGACTTTGATGTAACAAAAATTGAGAAAGATATCATATTTGAAAAAGAcacatttttatcaaaatcaaGATTCACGGATGTTAAAATCATAGGATTTtcggaaagaagagaatattgGGTACATAAAGTAGACCAAGAAAAGATCTTTCAAGAAATGATGCTTGATTTGCAAAAGATAGTTCAGAGAATGTCTAAAACAGATCCGATTATTGGTGACATATATGGTTACAAATTTGAAAATCTGTGGtatagaacaaaaataatatctctcAATCCTATTAAGATTTTTTACGTTGATCATGGCGTTACTGAAACGGTTGAAGTAAATGATTTTCGTGAAATCAACGATTTAAAGACTATGATACCATTTGcaagaaaaattcgtttaagTAAAAACACACcaaaaaaatatgaacatttaaaaatagatcACATTATAACTGTAAAGCCTGTTGCTTTCGAAGAAAGTGTGATCATTGTAGAtgtaaaaaatggaaatgaaaatagTAACAACTCAAACGAACTTTTAAGCTTCGAGTCACAgtcaaatattaaaagttataCGACAATAACTAAAAATGATACTTCTAAGATGACTTCCAATCTTTCTTCGAATAtcagtaaagaaaaaagtagtaaCGAGGatacaaaaagtaaatatttttctccagatgccaacaaaaacaaatataaaaacgactataaaaaaaataaaaataaaacaacacCAAGTTGTTTACCAAAcgtgataaattttttgtcgGTAAATGTATGTGGATTTTTGAAAGTTAATGTAGTACTTCATAACAAAACATATGGAATTACCCTTCGACCAAACGATTTGAATTTGGATTTTAAACAAATTGTAACAGATTTACCTGAAAAATGTGCCTCTGTAAAATTGAACCACGAATACAA aCCAAATATTGGAGAATTAATATGTGGTCAAGAAGAGAATGGTGATTGGCATAGAGGTTTTGCAGTAACTCTCCATCCAATAAAACAATTAGcaattattgataaaacaaaaataatacctATTAAGAAAATTGTCCCGTATCCTAACGAATTTcttaatatatgtgtatttggTGTTGTGTGTGAAATAActacaaataattttcaattatta acaaataatcattatgaatttaaagtaataaattgtaaagaagAAGTCACTATTGAAATTCAAATagatgacaaaaataaaataacaggTATTTTAAGATCATGGGAACCAATACCTGAACAAAGTGGCATTCAATTATCTAGATTGAAAAATGGATCTGAG gtTTGCATTACTTTTTACCACAGTCATTATTTAATGTACGTTCGTTCTCTGGAAACAGAAGACTCGGAGGAATTTAATAAACTCATGCAAAGAGTTGCAAAATGTGCTCAATctg CTGTATATCTCAAAGAGCCTCCAGTATTGGGGGAGATGATAATGGCACAATTCatggataataatttttatcgtgcaattattacgaaaatacAGGGGGAAGAAGCAAGTATTTCGTATATAGATTTTGGAAATACTGAAAAAACATTATggaaaaaattacgaatattgcctaatgatttgaaaatg CATCGATCGTGTGCcgcaaaaatttatttgaaagatGTACCAACTGATGCTGTAATGACCAAAGAAGTGACGAATTATCTTCTTGATCTAACAGGTAGAGAAGTAcctttaaaatgtatttttgacGGTACACCCTCTACAGATGGTGTATATTTAACTACGGCAAATGGAGAAAgtattaacgataaaataaaaaaattgcttATACCAAGTTGGGATAGAAAAAGTGATGAGG ATAAAATAGTTTATatgataaacgatataaatatatttcctttgGGAGATATTGGTGAAACTGTCAATGTTCTGGTCTTATCAACTATTAAAGAGGGTGTTGATTATTTCATGTGTCCTCTGGATATTGAACTGATAACGCATATTAACGAAATTTTGCCTCCATTG ATGAATAAATACTGTGAAAAAACAGATTATTATATTCCCCGAAGAAACGAATTATGTTTAAGCTTATACAACAATAATTGGTATCGCGCGGTATGTTTATCTCCAACAGAACTAAAAGATAAATCTATTGTATTTTACATCGATTATGGAAACTGCGAAGAAGTTTTACACAAAGATATTAGACCAATGAtacaagattttttaataCCTTCTGCTCTTGCTAACATGTGCACTATCGTTA atTTAGCTCcaaaacaagaaaatggaTCTTATTCTGCTGaagtattaaacaaaatttcgGAATTAGTTAATCCCAATACAATCTGTCTAGCTAAAATCGTTGATTTTGATAGTGAAGGAAATTATAAGATTGAACTTCCAGATGTTcgtgataaattaattaaggaAAGTCTAATACCTCCCTATTAA